In Desulfovibrio sp. JC022, the following proteins share a genomic window:
- the xerD gene encoding site-specific tyrosine recombinase XerD has translation MTENENNTSCKHQWIDRYLEYLLIERGLSENSLNGYLSDLESFQNFLEERSAKIEDATSQTLLLYLTYLRSKALKSTSLARHLSSLRGFFAFCTSRGFIKEDPATLLENPKLPRKIPEFLSPEEIGRILALPKLTEKLGFRDRAMLELLYAAGMRVSELINLNIEDFDPQTGVLIIFGKGSKERLVPIHYVAQNFLNQYIKDWRPAFNPKVKNIFLNRSGKGLTRQGVWKLIKKFALEAGIKRSISPHTFRHSFATHLLDGGADLRTVQLLLGHSDINATEIYTHIQAGRLVQLHKRFHPRSVM, from the coding sequence ATGACCGAGAATGAGAACAACACATCCTGTAAACACCAATGGATCGACCGTTATCTGGAGTACCTGCTCATTGAGCGGGGTCTCTCTGAAAACAGCCTGAACGGGTATCTGAGTGATCTGGAGTCTTTTCAGAATTTTCTGGAAGAAAGGTCCGCGAAAATTGAAGACGCCACAAGTCAGACCCTGCTGCTCTACCTTACATATCTAAGGTCGAAAGCATTGAAATCAACCTCGCTGGCGAGGCATCTTTCGTCTTTGCGGGGATTTTTCGCGTTCTGCACGTCGCGGGGCTTCATTAAAGAAGACCCGGCAACACTGCTGGAAAACCCGAAACTCCCCAGAAAAATTCCTGAGTTCCTTTCACCGGAGGAAATAGGCCGCATACTTGCCCTGCCCAAGCTGACCGAAAAACTGGGGTTTCGCGATCGTGCAATGCTTGAGCTGCTTTATGCAGCCGGAATGAGGGTCTCCGAACTGATCAATCTTAATATTGAAGATTTTGATCCGCAAACCGGAGTTCTCATCATTTTCGGCAAAGGTTCCAAGGAACGGCTGGTACCGATTCATTATGTGGCGCAAAATTTCTTAAATCAATACATTAAGGATTGGCGTCCTGCTTTTAATCCCAAGGTTAAGAACATATTCTTAAACAGATCCGGAAAAGGACTGACCAGGCAGGGAGTCTGGAAACTGATCAAGAAGTTCGCACTGGAAGCAGGTATAAAACGTTCAATCTCTCCGCACACTTTCAGGCATTCTTTTGCCACCCACTTGCTGGATGGCGGTGCGGATCTGCGTACAGTCCAGTTGCTTCTTGGTCATTCAGACATTAATGCTACCGAAATATACACACATATTCAAGCCGGAAGATTGGTCCAGCTTCATAAACGCTTTCACCCCCGTTCTGTAATGTGA